One stretch of Verrucomicrobiia bacterium DNA includes these proteins:
- a CDS encoding Bax inhibitor-1 family protein has product MNEHAFSAPYMASEAPAEQRAQFIRRTYLHLAAAILFFTALEVSLFKSGMADSILKMMVGGKYTPLIVLALFIGASFLANWWARSDSSPALQYAGLTLYVIADAIIFVPILWYAQKFSGPTVLPMAAFFTLLLFAGLTLSAFITRKNFSFLGPIVTIASLIALGVAVASMIFGFNLGILFSAVMVLIAGASILHTTSNIIHEYRPDQHVAASLALFAAVAMLFYYILRILIELTGRR; this is encoded by the coding sequence ATGAACGAACACGCATTTTCTGCTCCGTATATGGCCTCGGAAGCGCCCGCTGAACAGCGCGCGCAATTCATCCGTCGCACTTATCTGCATCTCGCCGCCGCCATCCTGTTCTTCACAGCACTTGAAGTGTCGTTGTTCAAGAGCGGCATGGCTGATTCCATCCTGAAGATGATGGTGGGCGGCAAATACACCCCATTGATCGTGTTAGCCCTTTTCATCGGCGCTTCCTTTCTGGCCAATTGGTGGGCCAGGTCAGATAGCTCGCCCGCACTGCAATACGCTGGCCTTACGCTCTATGTCATCGCAGATGCCATCATCTTCGTGCCGATCCTCTGGTATGCGCAGAAATTTAGCGGCCCTACCGTGCTGCCCATGGCGGCATTTTTCACGCTCCTCCTTTTCGCCGGCCTGACTTTGTCTGCCTTTATCACCCGGAAGAACTTCTCATTCCTCGGTCCAATCGTGACCATTGCCAGTTTGATCGCCTTGGGCGTGGCGGTCGCGAGCATGATCTTCGGCTTCAATCTCGGCATCTTGTTCTCCGCAGTGATGGTTCTGATTGCTGGTGCATCGATTCTTCACACCACTTCGAACATCATCCATGAGTACCGTCCAGACCAGCACGTGGCTGCTTCCCTGGCTTTGTTCGCTGCCGTAGCGATGCTCTTTTACTATATCCTGCGCATCCTCATCGAGCTCACGGGCCGCCGATAA
- a CDS encoding alkaline phosphatase D family protein, with translation MNQPLYPLLSPKAMNRRSFLFTTTSIAAAALWSGHALGAVTKNPKFSAYPFQLGVASGDPDDKSVILWTRLAPKPLEEDFGMTPDSIEVSWQIAEDEAMAKVVKKGTVIASPDWGHSVHVEADGLKPDRWYWYQFKAGSEFSPKGRTRTMPPKNSTPERLRFTFASCQHYETGLFTAYEHMLKEDLDLVLHLGDYIYEYAGIDKRVRKHVGPECKTLNGYRSRYAQYKADPALQNMHAAAPWIVTWDDHEFDNNCANDISEEKGVLPADFLIRRAASYQAYYENMPLRRSALPKGPDMTLYRKLNFGKLAEFQVLDTRQYRSDQPCGDGNKPQCDEALDPSRTLLGVKQRDWLFNNLGKSASTWNILAQQIMIARVDRKAGAEVGYSMDQWPGYEGDRRKLLKFLHDRKISNPVALAGDIHTNWANELIADFDNLDSKSVATEFVGTSISSSGDGLNIPKNLDALYSENPFVKFHNAERGYVRCEVTPKQWRTDYKTVEYVTRPGSPMNTRRSFVVESGQPKLQKA, from the coding sequence ATGAATCAGCCGCTGTATCCCTTGCTCTCGCCCAAGGCAATGAACCGCCGCTCCTTCCTGTTCACCACCACCTCGATCGCTGCCGCCGCATTGTGGTCTGGTCATGCGCTGGGTGCGGTCACCAAGAACCCCAAATTCTCCGCCTATCCTTTCCAACTCGGTGTCGCCTCGGGCGATCCCGATGATAAAAGCGTGATCCTCTGGACGCGCCTCGCACCAAAGCCGCTCGAAGAAGATTTTGGCATGACGCCGGACTCCATTGAGGTCTCCTGGCAGATCGCCGAAGATGAAGCCATGGCCAAGGTCGTGAAGAAAGGCACCGTCATTGCTTCACCGGATTGGGGCCATTCCGTACACGTGGAAGCGGATGGACTGAAGCCGGACCGCTGGTACTGGTATCAATTCAAAGCCGGCAGCGAGTTCAGCCCGAAAGGCCGAACACGCACTATGCCCCCGAAGAACAGCACACCTGAGCGCCTGCGCTTCACTTTCGCCTCCTGCCAGCATTACGAGACCGGCCTCTTCACTGCCTACGAGCACATGCTCAAGGAAGACCTCGATCTTGTGCTTCACCTCGGTGACTATATCTACGAATACGCGGGTATCGATAAACGGGTGCGCAAACACGTCGGCCCGGAATGCAAAACCTTGAACGGTTATCGCTCGCGTTACGCCCAGTATAAGGCGGACCCCGCCTTGCAAAACATGCACGCTGCCGCACCCTGGATCGTCACTTGGGATGACCATGAGTTCGACAACAACTGCGCGAACGACATCTCTGAGGAGAAAGGTGTTCTCCCCGCAGACTTCCTCATCCGCCGCGCCGCGTCGTATCAAGCTTACTACGAGAACATGCCCCTGCGGCGCTCTGCCTTGCCGAAAGGCCCGGACATGACGCTCTATCGCAAGCTGAACTTCGGCAAACTCGCTGAATTCCAAGTGCTCGATACGCGCCAATACCGCTCCGACCAGCCTTGTGGTGACGGCAACAAACCGCAATGCGATGAAGCGCTCGACCCAAGCCGCACCTTGCTCGGCGTCAAGCAACGCGACTGGCTTTTCAACAACCTCGGCAAATCCGCTTCCACTTGGAACATCCTCGCCCAGCAGATCATGATCGCCCGCGTGGACCGCAAGGCCGGTGCCGAAGTCGGCTACAGCATGGATCAGTGGCCCGGCTACGAAGGCGATCGCCGCAAGCTCCTGAAGTTCCTGCACGACCGTAAGATTTCCAATCCCGTCGCCCTCGCCGGTGACATCCACACGAATTGGGCAAACGAACTCATCGCAGACTTCGACAACCTCGACTCCAAGAGCGTCGCCACTGAATTCGTCGGCACCTCCATCTCCTCCAGCGGCGATGGCCTGAACATTCCGAAGAATCTCGACGCGCTCTATTCCGAAAACCCCTTCGTGAAATTCCACAACGCCGAGCGCGGCTACGTCCGCTGCGAAGTCACGCCCAAGCAATGGCGCACCGACTACAAGACCGTGGAATACGTCACCCGCCCCGGCTCACCAATGAACACGCGCCGCTCGTTCGTTGTAGAAAGCGGCCAGCCGAAATTGCAGAAGGCGTGA
- a CDS encoding exo-alpha-sialidase translates to MKNLIALTLLCVATLAATAQEAILLETTKIWDKGNHNAFTDLIRFKGRWYCTFREGEAHVSPKADLRILTSKNGREWLSASVIEMKGHDLRDPKLSVSPDGKWLEVLGGDVIREGNKAATSTRNFIARSKDGITWNRFDYVGPDQEWLWRVTWNKGKAYGVAYDVRPDTRASGKFSSKLYVSEDGVRFDPLADPLCEEVGANEATIRFAKDGTAYVLQRRDGKAGANSAFLGISKVPYKEWEWKDLGVFFGGPNFIQIPDGRWIAVGRMLRPDDKGKIVARTTVCELDVKEAKLRPLLDLPSGGDTSYAGLQYYGDLWISYYSSHEGKTSIYMSKVKLPKVKK, encoded by the coding sequence ATGAAGAACCTCATCGCACTCACCTTGCTTTGCGTCGCCACTCTTGCTGCCACCGCACAAGAAGCCATACTGCTGGAGACCACGAAGATCTGGGATAAGGGAAATCATAACGCCTTTACCGATCTCATCCGTTTCAAAGGCCGCTGGTATTGCACCTTCCGCGAAGGCGAAGCACACGTCTCGCCCAAGGCAGACCTGCGCATCCTCACCTCGAAGAACGGCCGGGAGTGGCTCTCGGCCAGCGTCATCGAGATGAAAGGCCACGATCTGCGCGACCCCAAGCTCAGCGTCAGTCCCGATGGCAAATGGCTCGAAGTCCTCGGCGGCGATGTCATCCGTGAAGGCAACAAAGCCGCCACCTCCACCCGCAACTTCATCGCCCGATCCAAGGATGGCATCACCTGGAACCGCTTCGATTATGTCGGTCCCGATCAGGAATGGCTCTGGCGGGTCACTTGGAATAAAGGAAAGGCATACGGTGTGGCCTATGATGTCCGTCCCGATACCCGTGCTTCCGGCAAATTCTCCTCCAAACTTTATGTCTCGGAAGACGGCGTGCGTTTCGATCCCCTTGCCGATCCGCTTTGTGAAGAAGTTGGCGCGAATGAAGCCACCATCCGCTTCGCCAAAGATGGCACGGCGTATGTTCTGCAACGTCGCGATGGCAAAGCCGGGGCCAATAGCGCCTTCCTCGGCATCAGCAAAGTGCCTTACAAAGAGTGGGAATGGAAAGACCTCGGCGTCTTCTTCGGCGGACCGAACTTCATCCAGATACCCGATGGCCGCTGGATCGCCGTCGGTCGTATGCTCCGTCCGGATGACAAAGGCAAGATCGTCGCCCGCACTACCGTCTGTGAATTGGATGTGAAAGAAGCCAAACTCCGCCCGCTCCTCGATCTCCCCAGCGGAGGCGATACCAGCTATGCCGGCCTGCAATACTACGGCGATCTCTGGATCAGTTACTACTCCTCGCACGAAGGCAAAACGAGCATCTACATGTCCAAGGTGAAACTTCCCAAGGTGAAGAAATGA
- the mtnA gene encoding S-methyl-5-thioribose-1-phosphate isomerase: MNVRTGRKVQHYRTVGFDESKNSVVLIEQRLLPHEFQLIHTRNFRDTAVAIRDMIVRGAGAIGATAAYGLAQGARAFKGNDLAKFQKHVDEVFTVLKEARPTAVDPVNAMLDVRAQMAAGTTVAEQQTRALHAAHHFADDDVEHCHAIGKLGAPLIKEGMRVLTHCNAGWLAFVDIGSATAPMYEAQAQGKKFHVFCDETRPRCQGASLTAWELSQQGISHSVIADNAAGHLMQRGEIDMVIVGSDRTLGRTGEVANKIGTYTKAVLAKRHKIPFYVAIPLSTIDWDMRSGFDIPIEERHESEVLGAWGIAQSAKGKVRGAKQVGERTYVRIGNPDSHARNPGFDVTPPDLITGIITPAGIFKPKELWKRRKELGHQDDS; encoded by the coding sequence ATGAACGTACGCACGGGCCGCAAGGTGCAGCACTACCGGACGGTAGGCTTCGATGAATCAAAGAACTCCGTGGTGCTCATCGAGCAACGCCTCCTGCCTCACGAGTTCCAGCTTATTCACACCAGGAACTTTCGCGACACCGCCGTCGCCATTCGCGACATGATCGTGCGCGGTGCTGGAGCCATCGGAGCCACCGCCGCCTACGGCCTCGCCCAAGGCGCCCGAGCCTTCAAAGGCAATGACCTCGCCAAGTTCCAAAAGCACGTGGACGAAGTCTTCACCGTCCTCAAAGAAGCGCGCCCCACCGCGGTCGATCCCGTGAACGCCATGCTCGATGTCCGCGCGCAAATGGCCGCTGGCACCACTGTGGCCGAGCAACAGACCCGTGCCCTGCACGCCGCCCATCACTTCGCCGATGACGATGTGGAGCATTGCCACGCCATCGGGAAACTCGGTGCGCCCTTGATCAAAGAAGGCATGCGCGTGCTCACCCATTGTAACGCCGGCTGGCTCGCCTTCGTAGACATCGGCTCCGCCACCGCCCCCATGTATGAAGCGCAGGCACAGGGTAAAAAGTTTCACGTCTTCTGCGATGAAACGCGTCCCCGTTGCCAAGGCGCCTCGCTTACCGCGTGGGAACTTTCGCAACAAGGCATCAGCCACTCCGTCATCGCGGATAACGCCGCCGGTCACCTCATGCAACGCGGCGAGATCGACATGGTCATCGTGGGCAGCGACCGCACCCTCGGCCGCACCGGTGAAGTCGCCAACAAGATCGGCACATACACGAAAGCCGTCCTGGCCAAGCGTCACAAAATCCCCTTCTACGTTGCCATTCCACTTTCCACCATTGATTGGGACATGCGCTCTGGTTTCGACATCCCTATCGAAGAACGTCACGAAAGCGAAGTTCTTGGCGCATGGGGCATCGCTCAAAGTGCAAAGGGCAAAGTGCGCGGCGCGAAACAGGTTGGTGAGAGGACTTACGTCCGCATCGGCAACCCCGACAGCCATGCCCGCAACCCCGGCTTCGACGTGACACCTCCCGACCTCATCACCGGCATCATCACCCCCGCAGGCATTTTCAAGCCCAAGGAGTTATGGAAACGCCGGAAAGAACTGGGCCATCAAGACGATTCGTAG
- a CDS encoding sialidase family protein — MIREQASMTRRRWFLATSGLALSSYFGVAAEANAPKLLSVQKIWDSAPHNAFTDLLHHKGEWFCVFREGAKHASPDGKLRVITSHDGERWESAALVESPLGDARDAKLCVTPDGRLMLNGAIALKDQSQHRHQSVAWFSDDGRKWSEPSLIGDPDFWLWRVTWHEGKAYTIGYNTNKDRTKRFLRLYRSDDGKKFEVLNERLFDQSSPGENTIRFLKDGTALCLVRRDLEPFTSLPGTAKPPYKEWTWREGLPRIGGPNFIQLPDGRLLAAGRNHDGSIRTSLFWLDAEKATLTECLKLPSKGDSSYPGLVWHEGQLWVSYYSSHESKTAIYLAKVSL; from the coding sequence ATGATCCGAGAGCAAGCCAGCATGACCCGCCGCCGATGGTTCCTTGCCACCAGCGGTTTGGCTTTGTCCAGCTATTTTGGTGTCGCGGCCGAAGCGAACGCACCAAAACTCCTCTCCGTCCAAAAGATTTGGGACTCTGCTCCGCACAACGCCTTCACCGACCTGCTCCACCATAAAGGCGAATGGTTCTGCGTCTTCCGTGAAGGAGCCAAGCACGCCTCACCCGATGGCAAACTCCGCGTCATCACTTCCCACGATGGCGAGAGATGGGAATCCGCTGCTCTGGTGGAATCTCCACTCGGTGATGCCCGCGATGCCAAGCTCTGCGTCACACCAGATGGTCGCCTCATGCTGAACGGCGCCATCGCCCTGAAAGATCAATCCCAGCACCGCCACCAATCCGTCGCGTGGTTCAGCGATGATGGCCGCAAATGGTCCGAGCCTTCACTGATCGGTGATCCCGATTTCTGGCTCTGGCGTGTGACGTGGCACGAAGGCAAAGCCTACACCATCGGCTACAACACGAACAAAGACCGCACCAAACGCTTCCTCCGCCTCTACCGCAGCGATGATGGCAAGAAGTTCGAAGTGCTGAATGAACGCTTGTTCGATCAGTCTTCTCCCGGTGAAAACACGATCCGTTTCTTGAAAGATGGCACAGCCCTCTGTCTCGTTCGCCGCGATCTCGAACCTTTTACTTCCCTGCCCGGCACCGCCAAACCACCTTACAAAGAATGGACATGGCGCGAGGGTCTGCCGCGCATCGGCGGCCCGAATTTCATCCAGCTTCCCGATGGCCGCTTGCTCGCTGCGGGCCGCAATCACGATGGCTCCATCCGAACCTCCTTGTTTTGGCTGGATGCCGAAAAAGCTACCTTGACCGAGTGCCTGAAACTTCCCTCCAAAGGTGACTCCAGTTACCCCGGATTAGTCTGGCACGAGGGCCAGCTTTGGGTTAGCTACTACTCCTCACACGAATCCAAGACCGCGATCTATTTGGCCAAAGTATCTTTATGA
- a CDS encoding sialidase family protein yields the protein MLRFNSLATAVVLSLTGLTLSLSAADNKPATVNTNLVAADILPLALESVPTNVNPGPEYSAAQLDYAMVIGMDRTPKGRIWAAWVAGGDSHKGLFVAASSDDDGKTWSATRLVIDPTDSPTGIPRRALVGNFWTDPTGKLWLFYDQSMGYFDGRAGAWAITCDNPDADKPVWSAPFRIWHGATLNKPIVMKNGEWLMPISLWGRNHIGPALFKNEFPELDDLRMANVFVSNDQGKTWTRRGGVKVPQSQFDEHMFVELKDGRLWLLARTTYGLAESFSSDQGRTWTDAQPSKIKHINARFHLRRLASGKLLLVKHGEIDERTAKRSHIRAFLSDDEGQTWKGGLLLDERTGVSYPDGFQAPDGTINIIYDHNRAKDRELFMAKFTEEDILASKIVSNKGQLKMIVHKALGNPSRTTE from the coding sequence ATGCTCCGTTTCAACTCCTTGGCCACCGCTGTCGTCTTGAGCCTCACCGGCCTGACCCTTTCCCTTTCCGCTGCCGATAACAAACCCGCGACCGTTAATACAAACTTGGTCGCCGCCGATATCCTCCCGCTCGCTCTCGAATCCGTCCCCACGAACGTCAATCCCGGCCCTGAATACTCCGCCGCACAACTCGACTACGCCATGGTCATCGGCATGGACCGCACGCCGAAAGGCCGTATCTGGGCTGCGTGGGTCGCGGGTGGCGATAGCCACAAAGGCCTCTTCGTCGCCGCTTCCAGCGATGATGACGGCAAGACATGGTCCGCCACGCGCTTGGTCATTGATCCCACCGATTCTCCCACAGGCATCCCTCGCCGCGCCCTCGTCGGCAATTTCTGGACCGATCCCACCGGCAAGCTCTGGCTTTTCTACGATCAATCCATGGGCTACTTCGATGGCCGCGCCGGTGCTTGGGCTATCACCTGCGATAATCCCGATGCCGATAAACCCGTCTGGTCCGCTCCGTTCCGCATCTGGCACGGTGCCACCCTGAATAAACCCATCGTAATGAAAAACGGTGAATGGCTCATGCCCATCTCTCTCTGGGGTCGCAATCATATCGGTCCTGCCCTCTTCAAAAACGAATTCCCTGAACTCGACGATCTCCGCATGGCGAATGTCTTCGTCTCGAACGATCAAGGCAAAACCTGGACCCGCCGTGGCGGTGTGAAAGTCCCGCAAAGCCAGTTCGATGAACACATGTTTGTGGAATTGAAAGACGGCCGCCTCTGGCTCCTGGCCCGCACCACCTACGGCCTCGCCGAAAGTTTCTCTTCCGATCAAGGCCGCACGTGGACCGATGCCCAGCCCTCAAAGATCAAACACATCAACGCCCGCTTCCACCTGCGCCGCCTCGCCTCCGGCAAACTGCTCTTAGTGAAGCACGGCGAGATTGATGAACGCACCGCCAAGCGCTCTCACATCCGCGCTTTCCTCTCTGATGACGAAGGCCAGACCTGGAAAGGCGGCCTCCTGCTCGATGAACGCACTGGCGTCTCCTACCCCGATGGCTTCCAAGCTCCCGATGGCACCATCAACATCATTTACGATCATAACCGCGCCAAAGATCGCGAACTTTTCATGGCCAAATTCACCGAAGAAGACATCCTCGCGAGCAAAATCGTCTCCAACAAAGGCCAGCTAAAGATGATAGTCCACAAAGCATTGGGCAACCCAAGCCGCACAACCGAGTAA
- a CDS encoding sulfatase: MKATSTRWCFLLSLFILTLAHTHAAEKYNVLFISVDDMNNTLGCYGDPLIKTPNLDKLAARGVRFDRAYCQFPLCSPSRSSLMTGLRPDTTQVFDLQKHFRSVVPDAVTLSQHFQNNGYYAARVGKIYHYGNPGQIGTDGLDDAPSWNHKINPSGRDKVEEAKITNLTPKRGLGSSLSFMASEGTDEEQTDGMVATEVIKLMETNKDKPFFLAAGFYRPHCPYVAPKKYFDMYPLEKITLPPISESEFKDVPAAALASTSPRPYFGVTADEARKAKQAYFATITFVDAQVGRLLAALDRLKIADKTVIVFWSDHGYHWGEHGLMMKQSNFEESARVPLLIAGPGVKAAPKGCQRTVELLDLYPTLSDLCNLPKPTKVQGVSLQPLLQDATAKWDRPAYTQVARGGTPGHSVRTERWRYTEWDNGKVGAQLYDHQNDPKELNNLINDPKHAGVVAEMKSLVQKNWPANSFSNQAPANDGKKKTRRRTRKAQLQTYCGTSNRLPSDYLHPRRGKC; encoded by the coding sequence ATGAAAGCGACCTCCACTCGTTGGTGTTTCCTGCTGTCTCTGTTCATCCTCACCTTGGCGCACACCCATGCCGCCGAGAAATACAATGTCCTCTTTATCTCCGTGGACGACATGAACAACACCCTCGGTTGTTACGGCGATCCGCTTATCAAAACCCCGAACCTCGACAAACTCGCCGCCCGAGGCGTCCGCTTTGACCGCGCCTATTGCCAATTCCCCTTGTGCAGCCCCAGCCGCAGTTCCTTGATGACCGGCCTGCGTCCCGACACCACCCAAGTCTTCGATCTGCAAAAACATTTCCGCAGCGTCGTGCCCGATGCCGTCACGCTCTCACAACATTTCCAGAATAACGGCTACTACGCCGCGCGCGTCGGCAAGATCTACCACTATGGCAACCCCGGCCAGATCGGCACCGATGGACTGGATGACGCCCCTTCATGGAATCATAAGATAAACCCCAGTGGTCGCGACAAGGTCGAGGAAGCCAAGATCACCAACCTCACGCCCAAGCGCGGCCTCGGCAGTTCGCTCAGTTTCATGGCCTCCGAAGGCACCGATGAAGAACAGACCGATGGCATGGTCGCCACTGAGGTCATCAAGCTCATGGAGACGAACAAGGACAAGCCCTTCTTCCTCGCCGCTGGATTCTATCGTCCTCACTGCCCTTACGTTGCGCCCAAGAAATATTTCGACATGTATCCATTGGAAAAGATCACCCTGCCGCCCATTTCTGAAAGTGAGTTCAAAGATGTCCCCGCCGCTGCGCTCGCTTCCACCAGTCCACGGCCCTATTTCGGCGTAACGGCTGACGAAGCGCGTAAGGCCAAACAAGCCTACTTCGCCACCATCACCTTCGTAGATGCCCAAGTCGGTCGTCTGCTCGCAGCTTTGGACCGCTTAAAGATCGCGGACAAGACCGTCATCGTCTTCTGGAGCGATCACGGTTATCACTGGGGTGAGCACGGCCTGATGATGAAGCAGAGCAACTTCGAAGAATCCGCGCGCGTCCCCTTGCTCATCGCCGGTCCCGGTGTGAAAGCCGCACCAAAAGGCTGCCAACGCACTGTCGAATTGCTCGATCTCTACCCCACGCTCTCAGATCTCTGCAATCTACCCAAACCCACCAAGGTCCAAGGTGTAAGCCTCCAGCCCCTCCTGCAAGACGCCACCGCCAAGTGGGATCGCCCTGCCTACACGCAAGTCGCCCGTGGCGGCACACCCGGTCACTCCGTCCGCACTGAACGCTGGCGCTACACCGAATGGGACAATGGTAAGGTCGGTGCCCAGCTCTACGATCATCAGAACGATCCCAAAGAACTGAACAACCTCATCAACGACCCGAAACATGCGGGTGTCGTCGCCGAGATGAAATCCCTCGTCCAAAAGAACTGGCCCGCCAACTCCTTCTCCAATCAAGCGCCCGCCAACGACGGCAAGAAAAAAACAAGAAGAAGAACGCGTAAGGCTCAGTTACAAACTTATTGTGGCACAAGCAACCGCCTACCAAGCGATTACTTGCATCCCAGACGCGGCAAATGTTAA